The DNA segment GCAGCGAGATCGGGGACCTCTGCCACCAGATTGGGGCGTCCCAGACTGGAAATCCAGACCCGTCTCGCGCCCAGGCCGATGGGGGAGAGGTCCGCCTCTATCGCTGTCACGTCTGGCACGCCCTGACGCAGCAGCCATTCGCCGCCGCACAGTTGGGCAGGCAACATTTCGTCACCCATCTGGACCTCGGCCACGTCAAGCAATTCAGTTCTCAGCATCGTTAAGGCCGCCAGCGCTGCGCTGTCCGAGCTGCCTCTCTCCTTGACTGGCGTAAAGACCCGCAACGCAACCTCAGACAGGCTGGCGGACTGTACGAACACGCTCAGCGGTGCGCCCGCCTTGGCTGCCCTGGCCTGCAAATTGCCTTCTGAGTCGGGAAAGACGGCGACAAGTTTGCCCCCCTCGCCTGCCTCAGAAAGAACCCGGTAAATAGATACGGTCATCGCTCCATTCTGCCGCCCCTCAAGCACTGACCCACTTGCGGAGCAGTTCTTCAAGGTGCGCGTCGTCCAGATCGTCGTTCTCGGCCAGTGCCTTGATGTGATCGGTCACGCGGCGCAGGGCGTCCTCGCCGTAGTGCAGGCCCAGCTCGCGGGCCTTGTAGGCGATGGCGTGCTTGCCCGTGACCTTGCTGGCGGCCTGAATGCGGCGGCCCACGCCGAAGGCTCCAGGGGGGATAGCCTCGTATGCGCCGGGGTTCAGGTAAATGGCCTTGAGGTGCATCCCGGCCTTGTGGTTGTAGGCGAATTCGCCGGTCAGGTAGTTGTTCCAGGGGATCGGCAGGCCCACCATGCGGGCGATCATGTTGTCCAGTTCGGGCAGCATTTCCAGGTTGTACTTGTCCACCAGCCCCTGCGGATCGAAGGTGAACATGCGCGCCAGAAAACCCCCAAGCGGCGTGATGCCGTTGCGCTCGCCGATGCCCAGAATGGTGGTGTCGATGTGGGTGGCCCCGGCCTCAATGGCCTCGTAGGCATTGCTGACCGCGCAGCCGGTGTCGTTGTGGCCGTGGAACTCGATGCCACAGCCCTCGTGGATCACGTTCCGCACTTCCCGCACCAGTGCGTAAACCTGCCGGGGCGTCGCCACGCCCACCGTATCCGCCAGCCCCACACGATGAACACCCAGATCGGAAACGGCCTTGTACACGGCCATCAGATCGGCTTCCTCACTGCGGAAGGTGTCCTCGGCAGAGAAACGCAGTTCCAGATTCGGGTGGTTGGTCTTGATCCAGCCGATCACCTTCTGCGCCGATTCGATGATCTGCCCGATGCTCTTGCCGTGGCTGAATTCGCGCAGAAAGCTGGAAGTGCCGAACAGCAGGTCCAGGCCGTCCACCCCCGTGTCCACCGCCCGCTGCACGTCTTCCATATGACAGCGCACATGCGTCAGCAGCTTGGCGTTCAGATTCAGCTCCGCCAGTTTGCGAATGTCGCTGGCGGTCTGGGCGCTGACCATCGGCGTGGTCAGTTCGATGTACTCGGCCCCGAAGGCGTCCAGCGCGCGGGCCACCTCAATCTTATCGTCGCTCTTAAAATTGCCGCGCGCGAACTGCTCGCCCTCCCGCAGGGTGGAATCGATGATCGCCCAGGAGCGGGCGGGGATCGGGGGAACGGTGGATTGGGCGGGCAGGGGGATTTGCTGGGTCATGGGGGCCTCTCGTGGGGCCATTCTGCCCAGATACCTGATGAATGTCAAGAATAATTGTCTAATACTTTTCAAATGAAAATATAGGCTTCAATCTTTTCACGAGCAGATGATCGGGCGCCAGTCTGGCTGGGTTTAGGAAGTATCTGTCCTCCAAGCTGGAGTGGCCAGAATCCCCTGCTTACCAGAAGGCGGAGACGGATTTCTGAATGATCTGAAAGTCATTTAGAAACTTGGTATTTCATATAATTTCTGGATAGCCGTTGAAATAGCGCTCTAGAACAAGTATATGAAACTTCACATATCGCTAGACCGGATTTCAGACGGATTATCGGGGTTCGAGTCATGAATCTGTGAGACAGCATGATCTAGGCTAGACGTAAGAATTGAATTCCAATCCAAAGATTAAAAGTCAGTTTCTCAAGAAAACTGATCGCCCTTTTCTATGCCAATATCCATCATCTTAAAGGAGTCCTACCATGTCGCGTCTTCCCCGTTTGACCCTGATCGCCACTGCCGCCCTGCTGTTGACCGCCTCCGCGCAGGCACAGTCCGAACTCAAGATTCTGGCGCCAGCCTCGGTGGGCGGCGGCTGGGACGGCACCGCACAGGCGATTGCCGAGACGCTGCGCGCTGAGAAACTGGCCCCCAACGTCAGCGTGTACAACATTCCTGGCAAGGCCGGAACGCTGGGACTGGCCGAATTTGTGAAGCTCAAGGGCCAGCCCAACAACCTGATGGTCACGGGCTTTGTCATGGTGGCCGGAATCCCCATCAACAAAAGCCCGTATGACCTGTCTAGCGATGTGACCCCCATTGCCCGCCTGACCACCTCCTACGAGGTGCTGATCGTGTCGGCCAAATCGCCCTACAAGACCGTCGAGGAAATGATCAGCGCGTTCAAGAGTAACCCCTCGGCCCTCCGCTTCGGCGGCAGCAGCGAGGGCGGCAGCGGGCATGTCGCCGTGGGCAAGCTGGCCAAGGAACTCAAGATTCCCATGTCGCAGGTCAAGTTCATTCCCTCGGCAGGCGGCGCGCAGGCGGCCAAGGCCATGCTGGGCGGCGAACTGGACGTGGTCAGCGCCGGGTACAGCGAGATTGAGGACATGATCAAGAGCGGGCAGGTGCGCGGCCTGGCGATCCTGGCCCCTGAAGCGGTGGCGGGCGTCAACCTGCCCACATTGATCGCCAAGGGCTACAACGTGGACGTCTCCAACTGGCGCGGCGTCGTGGCGACGGGCAAGATCAGCGCTGCCCAACGTTCTGACCTCACGGTCATGATGACCCGTATGGTCCGCACGGACACCTGGAAAAAGAAACTGGCCGAGAACAAGTGGGACGCTTACTTCGCCTCCGGCACGACTTTTGACCGTTTTGTGAGGGTGCAGAAGACCGATGTGGCGCAGTTGTTGCAGGATCTGAATATCCTGAAGTAATCGTCTGATACGGCGGGGAGAGGCACCTGGATTCAGAGTGCCTTTCCTCGTCTCTGCCGTCTCAGGCCGGGTGCAGCCCTGCAAATTCCAGCCCCGTCGTTTCGTCCCAGCCCTGCGCGATGTTCAGAGACTGGACAGCGTGTCCCGCCGTGCCCTTGACCAGATTGTCGATGGCGCTCATCAGCACCACGCGCCCGGTGTCCTGATCCATCTCGAAGCCGATGTCGCAGTAGTTGGTGCCGTCCAGCAGCATTGGGTCGGGGTAACGGTGAATCCCTTTTGCCACCTTGACAATGCGGATAAACGGCTCGGCGGCGTAAACCTCGCGGTAGGCGCTCCAGACGTCGCGGTCACTGTAGCCATCGGGAATCCATGCCTGCGCGGTGGTCAGGATGCCCCGCACGCGCGGCGTGCTGATGGCGGTCAGGTGCAGTGGAAAGTGGCCGGGCAACTCCTGCTGCGCCTCGGCGGTGTGGCGGTGACCGACGGGCTTGTAGACCCGCAGACTGCCTGCCCGCTCTGGGTGGTGCGAGGATTCAGAGGCGCTGGCCCCTGCCGCGCTGCTCCCCACCAGTCCGGTGGCGATGATGTCTTTGGGCAGCAGCACCCCCAGCTTCAGCAGCGGATACAGCGCCAGAATCACGGACGTGGCAAAGCAGCCCGCGCAGGCGATGCGGGTCGCGCCGATCAGTTCCTCGCGGTGCAGTTCGGGGTTGCCGTAGACCCATTCGCCCAGTTTCTCGGGAGCAGGATGGGGTTCGCCGTAGACCTTCTGGTACACCTCCGGGTCTTTCAGACGGAAGTCGGCGGACAGATCGATCAGGACGCGGCCCTTGCTCTCGAATTCAGCCAGCCGTTTGGCTGCCGAGTTGTGCGGCAGGGCCAGCACGATCACGTCGGCTTCCTCCAGCTCGGCCAGTTTGCGGAATTTCAGGGTGGTGCGCCCGCGCAGGTTGGGGTGGACCATGCTGACCGGGGTTCCGGCGCTACGTTCGCTGGTCACCTGCGTGACGTTCAGGTTGGGGTGCCCCAGCGCCAGCCGCAGGAATTCCCCGCCTGCGTACCCGCTGCCCCCCACGATGGCGACTGTCAATTGTTCAGAAGATGGACGGCTCATACGCGCCCCACTCTGCCGGAAAACTGCTGGGTGAATTGGGAAGTGGCTAGGGGAGGGGGCCGGGCTGGGGCACTGGGCTTATGAATTCTGTCCGGCATTCACGCCAGCGCTAGCAACCACGCGCCCACCAGGAAGCCGCGCAACAGCCAGAGAACGGTTCTCAGCCAGTTCGTCGTAACCAGACGTGCGTGCAGCGTTGCGTCGAAGCCTGTGGTCAGGCGGCCATGCACGGGCGACTGGACCACGGCAGTGGACACCCAGATCAGGATGATCAGCCCTAGCCCCAGTCCCGCAGAGGCCGCCGACACATGGGTTGGGGGGCGCAGGACCAGGGCAGCCCCCGTTGCCAGTTCGGCAAGCATCAGGGGCGCAACGAGCCAGGTGATGCGCGTGACGTGTTCTCGCTGGTACGCGGCATATCCACCCTCACCCACGCGCGAGAACAGCGGGTAGTGGACAAGTTGGATGGTCAGGATCAGGCCCACCAAGGCCCAGGTCAGTGCGGCGTGAATGACAAGGAGCATGGGCCGAGTGTGCCACTGAACCGAACGTGTATGTGTCCGATTGAGCCGGGTTCTGGTCAAACTGGGTACTTGGTCAAGCCATCGTAAGACACAGAAAAGCCCCGTCTCCTCCATGCCGGAAAAGACGGGGCCGATAGGGAACGCCTAAGCCTTGACGGGTTTGGCTCCACTCTGGCGCTTCTTGTTCCATTCCTCGACGTACACCACCAGCGGCGCGACGATATAGATGCTGCTGTAGGTGCCGATGACGATGCCCACCAGCAGCGCCAGACTGAAGTCGCGCAGCACCGGGCCACCGAAGATCAGCAGGCTGATCAGGGGCAGCATGGTGGAGACCGAGGTCATGATGGTGCGCGAGAGCGTCTGGTTGATGCTGACGTTGACGATCTCGCGGAAGCTCTGGCCACGCATCTCGCGAATATTCTCGCGAATCCGGTCCGAGACGATGATTGAGTCGTTTAGCGAGTAGCCGATCAGGGTCAGCAGGGCCGCCACACTGGCGATGCCGAACTCCAGCCCCAGGAGCGAGTACAGGCCCATCACAATCGCCACGTCGTGCAGCACGGCCACAATGCTGCCCAGCCCCATGATGAAGTCGAAGCGGAAGCCCACGTACACCAGGATCAATCCCAGGCCCAGCAGCACGGCGTAGATGGTCTTCTGGGTCAGTTCCTTGCCCACCGTGGGACCGACGGTTTCGGTGGCCTGGACCTCGCCGCCGGGCAGTTTGCTCAGGGCTGCGCCCAACTTATCGGCCTCGGCGGCGGTCAGTTCCGGCACCTTGACGTTGTACTGGACGCCGTTCTGGGTGGGATTCACGTCTCGCTGGATGGCCGCGCTCTGGTCATTGACCTTGGCGATGCCCGCACCGGACGCCGCCGCCCGCACCTGCTCGGTGTTGGTGGTGGTGTCGGTCCGCAGAGTCAGCGTGGTGCCGGAGGTGAAGTCCACGCCGTAATTCAGGCCCTTGGTGGCCAGGACGCCCCCGCCGATGACGGCGAGCAGGATGCTGGCGGTGGTGATGTACGGTGCGGCTTTAATAAAGTCGATGTGGGTGTTCTTGACCCACTGCCGAGCATTCATGTTGGGATGACGTCGGGCGATCCACTCGATAAACCACCGGGCGAAGACCAGATTCGAGAACGTCGCGGCGATCACGCCGATCATCAGCGTGACGGCAAAGCCCTTGACCGGCCCGGTGGAGTAGTTGTAGAGCGCCACGGCGGCCAGCAGGTGCGAGGCGTTCACGTCCAGAATCGCGGCGGTGGAGTGTTTGTACCCGGCCTCAATGGAATTCCTGATGCCCTTGCCCCGGTACAATTCTTCCTTGATGCGCTCGAACGAGATCACGTTGCCGTCCACGGCAGCCCCGATGGTCAGCACCAGACCCGCGATCCCTGGCAGCGTCAGCGTGGAGCCGAAGCCCGCCAGCATTCCCAGAATCAGGATGCTGGAGAACAGCAGCCCCAGCGCGCCCACCAGACCAAACCACAGTCCGTAATACGCGAACAGCATCACGAAGACCAGTCCGATACCTACCAGCGCGGCAATCGCGCCGCTGCGGATGGCGTCCGCACCCAATGTCGGCCCGATGGCGCGTTCAGCTTCCGTCTTGATCTTGATGGGCAGCGCGCCGGATTTCAGCACGAGGGCGAGCTGATTGGCTTCCTCCGGCGTAAACGATCCGCTGATCTGGATGTCGCGGAACAGCTTCTGGTTGATGGTGGCGACGCTCTGAATCTGATCGTCCAGCACCACGGCCATCAGTTTGTTTACGTTCTTGCCGGTGAAGTCCCCGAAGGTCTGTGCGCCCTTGTCTGTGGTCTGGAAGTTGACCACCCACTGCCCGGTCTGCGGGTTGGTGCCCGAGGTGGCGCTTTCCACCACTTCCCCGGTGGCCTCGATAGGCCCAAGCTGTGCCAGCGTGTAGCCGCCGGAGCCGGGTTTGCTGGTACGCACTGCCGGATCAGGCTGTGCGCCATCCTTGACAATCCTGAATTCCAGCTTGGCGGTCTGCTGGATGATCGCGCGGGCGCGTTGCTGGATGGCAGGCGTTGCGCCTGGAATCTCCACCACCACGCGCTTGCCCCCGGCCACCGTCACGGTGGGTTCGGCCACGCCCAGTGCATTGACGCGGTTCTCGATCACGGTTTTCACGCGGTCCAGCTCGTCCTTGGTGGCCGTACCGGATTCGGGAGCCAGTTCGATCCGCAGGCCGCCCTTGAGGTCCAGGCCCAGCGTGATGAACTGGAATTTGTCGTTCCAGATGCTGCCCAGGTTATTGGGGTGTTCCCAGGGCCGCCAGATATAGGCCAGGCTGCCCAGCAGTGTGATCAGCAGCAGCAGCGGAATCCAGGGACTGGATTTGCTGGAACTGGGCGCACCACTGCGCCGGGGCGGTGGTGGACGGCGGTCATTGCCGCCCTTATTTTTGTTGTTGCGGTTGTTGCCGTAGGTCACGGTGGAACTCCTATTCAGAGGGGAGAGACGCAGAGAGGGATGTTCGGCATCCCTGTCCCTCAGCCGCCGTCGGTCTGCCGCCGCCCCAGCACGTTCAGGTCACTCAGGGGTGGGGGCTGCTGCCAGTTCCAGCCTTCAACCGCATTGCCTGTCTGCTCGCGCACCAGCCGCAGGGATTCTGCCGGAGGCGGCGGCGTTAGCACCGACACACTTGGCCCCGGCTGCGGCATGGCCCGCACCTCGGGCAGCGCGGGGGCCACGCTGCTGGCGCTGGGGCGCTGCCCCACTTCCGGCGGACGCACGGGCGTTCCCAGCACCACGGCCAGCACCGACAGCACTGTCAGCACACCCGGCCACGCACTCAGACGTGAAACCCAGGCAGGGAGGGGGGTGGGGGAGGGACGCAAAGCGCCGCAGCATACCAAGCATGGACTGACGGAGAGATGACGGCCCGCACCTTCTGCGCCGCCTTCGCCGTTTCTTCGCGGTCTTTGGGCCGTTTGTTGACGGCCCGCTGAGAGGCTTGCCGCAGGGTCAGAAGCCGTTTCTGGCCCGCGACATTCAAGGAGGACTCCACATGAGTCAGCTCAAGACCACCAGCATCAAGATGATCTTTCGCAAAACGCCCCTGATCGTTCTGGCCGTCCTGCCGCTGACCGTGGGCGCAGTGCTGGCCCAGCAGGCTGGAACAGCGGCTGCCGACGCCACAGTTCAGGCGCAGCAAGCCCAGCCCCAGCGTGTTCAGCCAGCGCAACCGGGTCAGCGTGGCGCAGCAGGCACACAGACACGTACCAGAAGCGGCACCAATTACGGTGACGTATACCTTCAGAAGCTGGCCGTGCAGCTCGGCATCAGCCTGGAAAAACTGAAAGCTGCCGCGCTGGCCGCTGGGAACGCCACCATCGATCAGGGCGTGAAAGACGGCAATATCGCCGTCAACCGCGCCGCAGACATGAAAACCCGCCTGAAGGACAATCCCTTCAGCATGCTGGGTGGCCGGGGCATGGGCGGGCCGGGCGGACGTGGGATGCACGGCCCCGGTGGTCGGGGAGGTGGGCCGCGTGGGGATTTGAGCGCTCCAGACGGCACGCAGAGACAGACCGACAGCGGCATTGTAGATCCGAACGCGGTGGAG comes from the Deinococcus sp. AJ005 genome and includes:
- a CDS encoding PhzF family phenazine biosynthesis protein gives rise to the protein MTVSIYRVLSEAGEGGKLVAVFPDSEGNLQARAAKAGAPLSVFVQSASLSEVALRVFTPVKERGSSDSAALAALTMLRTELLDVAEVQMGDEMLPAQLCGGEWLLRQGVPDVTAIEADLSPIGLGARRVWISSLGRPNLVAEVPDLAALDTFTPNAEAISALNRATGTTGLVLLTADGPRRADLSFRAFGPLKGFLEDAASSNMLACAVGVLGASNRLPTDTNLLRAAQRMPGQPARLSVQFGEVGTGVEVWVGGAATPHRQS
- the lysS gene encoding homocitrate synthase — translated: MTQQIPLPAQSTVPPIPARSWAIIDSTLREGEQFARGNFKSDDKIEVARALDAFGAEYIELTTPMVSAQTASDIRKLAELNLNAKLLTHVRCHMEDVQRAVDTGVDGLDLLFGTSSFLREFSHGKSIGQIIESAQKVIGWIKTNHPNLELRFSAEDTFRSEEADLMAVYKAVSDLGVHRVGLADTVGVATPRQVYALVREVRNVIHEGCGIEFHGHNDTGCAVSNAYEAIEAGATHIDTTILGIGERNGITPLGGFLARMFTFDPQGLVDKYNLEMLPELDNMIARMVGLPIPWNNYLTGEFAYNHKAGMHLKAIYLNPGAYEAIPPGAFGVGRRIQAASKVTGKHAIAYKARELGLHYGEDALRRVTDHIKALAENDDLDDAHLEELLRKWVSA
- a CDS encoding tripartite tricarboxylate transporter substrate binding protein; translation: MSRLPRLTLIATAALLLTASAQAQSELKILAPASVGGGWDGTAQAIAETLRAEKLAPNVSVYNIPGKAGTLGLAEFVKLKGQPNNLMVTGFVMVAGIPINKSPYDLSSDVTPIARLTTSYEVLIVSAKSPYKTVEEMISAFKSNPSALRFGGSSEGGSGHVAVGKLAKELKIPMSQVKFIPSAGGAQAAKAMLGGELDVVSAGYSEIEDMIKSGQVRGLAILAPEAVAGVNLPTLIAKGYNVDVSNWRGVVATGKISAAQRSDLTVMMTRMVRTDTWKKKLAENKWDAYFASGTTFDRFVRVQKTDVAQLLQDLNILK
- the argC gene encoding N-acetyl-gamma-glutamyl-phosphate reductase; its protein translation is MSRPSSEQLTVAIVGGSGYAGGEFLRLALGHPNLNVTQVTSERSAGTPVSMVHPNLRGRTTLKFRKLAELEEADVIVLALPHNSAAKRLAEFESKGRVLIDLSADFRLKDPEVYQKVYGEPHPAPEKLGEWVYGNPELHREELIGATRIACAGCFATSVILALYPLLKLGVLLPKDIIATGLVGSSAAGASASESSHHPERAGSLRVYKPVGHRHTAEAQQELPGHFPLHLTAISTPRVRGILTTAQAWIPDGYSDRDVWSAYREVYAAEPFIRIVKVAKGIHRYPDPMLLDGTNYCDIGFEMDQDTGRVVLMSAIDNLVKGTAGHAVQSLNIAQGWDETTGLEFAGLHPA
- the secD gene encoding protein translocase subunit SecD yields the protein MTYGNNRNNKNKGGNDRRPPPPRRSGAPSSSKSSPWIPLLLLITLLGSLAYIWRPWEHPNNLGSIWNDKFQFITLGLDLKGGLRIELAPESGTATKDELDRVKTVIENRVNALGVAEPTVTVAGGKRVVVEIPGATPAIQQRARAIIQQTAKLEFRIVKDGAQPDPAVRTSKPGSGGYTLAQLGPIEATGEVVESATSGTNPQTGQWVVNFQTTDKGAQTFGDFTGKNVNKLMAVVLDDQIQSVATINQKLFRDIQISGSFTPEEANQLALVLKSGALPIKIKTEAERAIGPTLGADAIRSGAIAALVGIGLVFVMLFAYYGLWFGLVGALGLLFSSILILGMLAGFGSTLTLPGIAGLVLTIGAAVDGNVISFERIKEELYRGKGIRNSIEAGYKHSTAAILDVNASHLLAAVALYNYSTGPVKGFAVTLMIGVIAATFSNLVFARWFIEWIARRHPNMNARQWVKNTHIDFIKAAPYITTASILLAVIGGGVLATKGLNYGVDFTSGTTLTLRTDTTTNTEQVRAAASGAGIAKVNDQSAAIQRDVNPTQNGVQYNVKVPELTAAEADKLGAALSKLPGGEVQATETVGPTVGKELTQKTIYAVLLGLGLILVYVGFRFDFIMGLGSIVAVLHDVAIVMGLYSLLGLEFGIASVAALLTLIGYSLNDSIIVSDRIRENIREMRGQSFREIVNVSINQTLSRTIMTSVSTMLPLISLLIFGGPVLRDFSLALLVGIVIGTYSSIYIVAPLVVYVEEWNKKRQSGAKPVKA